The region cccgatgatcggcaagcaattgagaataaatggatttttaagaagaagactgacgctgatggtaatgttactgtctacaaagctcgacttgtcgcaaaaaggttttcggcaagttcaaggtgttgactacgatgagagtttctcactcgtatctatgcttaagtctgtcggaatcatgttagcaattgccgcattttatgaaatccggcaaatggataaacaaaactacattccttaatggatttattaaagaagagttgtatatgatacaaccagaaggttttgtcaatcctaaaggtgctaacaaaatatgcaagctccagcgatccatctgtggactggtgcaagcatctcgaagttggaatatacgctttgatgagttgatcaaagcatatggttttatacagacttgcggtgaagcctgtatttacaagaaagtgagtgggagcactacaacatttctgataagtatatgtgaatgacatattgttgatcggaaataatgtagaattattctgcaaagcataaaggagtgtttgaaaggagtttttcaaagaaagacctcggtgaagctgcttacatattaagtatcaagatctatagagatagatcaagacacttgataagttttcaatgagtacataccttgacaagattttgaagtagttcaaaatggaacagtcaaagaaaaaggtttcttgcctgtgttagaaggtgtgaagttgagtaaaactcaaagcctgaccacgacagaagatagaaagagaatgaaagtcattccctatgcctcagtcttaggttctataaaatataccatgctgtataccagatctattgtatgccctaccactggttttggcaagggagtacaatagtgatctaggagtagatcactggacagcggtcaaaattatccttagtggaataaggatatgtttctcgattatggacgtgacaaaaaggttcgtcgtaaagggttacgtcgatacaagttttttgacactgatccagatgattctaagtctcaatctggatacatattgaaagtgggagcaattagctagaatagctccgtgcagagcattgttgacatagaaattcgcaaaatacttacagatctgtatgtgacagaccccttgactaaaattatctcacaagcaaaacatgatcacaccttagtactctttgggtgttaatcacatagcgatgtgaactagattactgactctagtaaaccctttgggtgttgatcacatatagatgtgaactatgggtgttaatcacatggtgatgtgaactattgctattaaatcacatggcgatgtgaactagattattaactctagtgcaagtgggagactgaaggaaatatgccctagaggcaataataaagttattatttatttccttatttcatgataaatgtttattattcatgctagaattgtattaaccggaaacataatacatgtgtgaatacatagacaaacaaagtgtcactagtatgcctctacttgactagctcgttaatcaaagatggttatgtttcctaaccatgaacaatgagttgttatttgattaacgaggtcacatcattagttgaatgatctgatagacatgacccattccattagcttagcacacgatcgtttagtatgttgctattgctttcttcatgacttatacatgttcctatgactatgagattatgcaactcccgtttgccggaggaacactttgggtactaccaaatgtcacaacgtaactgggtgattataaaggagtactacaggtgtctccaatggtcgatgttgagttggcgtatttcgagattaggatttgtcactccgattgtcggagaggtatctctgggccctctcggtaatacacatcacataagccttgcaagcattacaactaatatgttagttgtgagatgatgtattacggaacgagtaaagagacttgccggtaacgagattgaactaggtattggataccgacgatccaatctcgggcaagtaacataccgatgacaaagggaacaacgtatgttgttatgcggtctgaccgataaagatcttcgtagaatatgtaggagccaatatgggcatccctctccctctttcccccttgggaatcctagttggaataggattggggagggagtcctactcccggtaggagtaggactcctcctgcgcctctctctcttggccggcgccccctccccccttggctcctttatatactgaggtagaggcaccccaaagacacacaagttgacacaagttgatccacgtgatctattccttagccgtgtgcggtgccccctgccaccatattcctcgataatactgtagcggagtttaggcgaagccctgctgctgtagttcatcaagatcgtcaccacgccgtcgtgctgacgaaactcttccccgacactttgctggatcggagtccggggatcgtcatcgagctgaacgtgtgctcgaactcggaggtgtcgtagtttcggtgcttgatcggttggatcgagaagacgtacgactacttcctctacgtcgtgtcatcgcttccgcagtcggtctgcgttgggtacgtagacaatactctcctctcgttgctatgcatcacatgatcttgcgtgtgcgtaggaaaatttttgaaattactacgaaacccaacaacttCTACTCTCTTTTTCAAGACCAAACAATGATTTCCTTGAATCAGGGTTGGCCTGGTGGAGGAGGTGGGTCGCGGTACATCACCGGAGGTGAAAAGGTTCGTCGATGACAAAGTAAGAGGGAAGGATGTAGAGGTCGGACGTCACATGGTGAGATATGACGCCGGTGTTCCTGCTTCCCTTTGTAGGAGAGGATGTGTAGTGCCACATTGGCAACGACATAGTGAGCGGCAACCATGGTTTATGTGTGTATAATCCATAGCTGTGTATGTATGTGCATCGTGTATGTATAATTTATCTTCTATTGGTCAACAAATTGCATTGTGAACATCGAGCAAGCGCCAACTATTGCCACATGTATCTTCACGGGAAAAAGATTCAACTCGCCCTCGTTAAATAGAGGAGGATAGGAATGTTTCCCTCTACTGATTCGCGGGGCTCAATTGATTTGAGATCCAGAACGAACAGGTTCTTCGTCAGTTTGCGGACGTACGTGGTTGACTCTTAGTTGGGGCTCTGATGGATAGTTGTTAGTCTAAGATTTATCTTCACCTCGGTGTCTGCAAGAGTTAGGCTATACCCCATTCCTTATGTACTTGTGTGAGTTTGAATTGAGGTAAATAATAAAAATGTCCAACTCACGCCCGTTCCGGATCAACCAACAACCGATGAAAGATGTATCTAAAAAATTAACAGGAGTGAGCTGACTCGGTTCCTAAATAAGGTGAGAATAACGGTGGATCGTGTTTGACGCTCATGAGCGTCAAAGCATTGGGGCTTCGCTAAAGGCCCTCCCAGTTGGACTAGCCAACATAGGTGTCGctgttttttttttcgttttttgtttccttttacgttttttctttcttttccttttcctttttcccgtGTTCAAATAGTTGTCCTAAAATTTAAATATAGTTAGGAATGCCGAAAATGCCatcattttcaaaatttgttcacagttTCCAAATTGTTCACATTTCATAAAATGTTTACGTTTTTGAGAAAACTGTTctgttttcaaaaaatattcactttATATTTGTTtacaattcaaaaattgttcagagtATATCACAAAATTTTCAATGTAAATTTAAATATTGTTCAACGTACATAtattcaatgtgtatttaaaaaatgttcaatgtataataCAAAATTTTTCTATCtatatttaaaaattgttcaaaTTGTATTTTAATATTGTTCAGCCTATATCACAAAAATGGTCAATGTGTATATAAAAATAGTTGAGAGTATGTCAAAATATGTTCAATGTAAATTTAATATTGTTCATCGTATATAAAAATTTCAATACATATTTATAATTTCAAAGAAAAATCATGTTTTCAATAATTGTTCACGTAGTCCAAAAATTATTCAGGTTTTAAAACTTTGTTTTAATTTCGGAatttattcaacattttcaaacaTTATGCAAATATTTAAGGAAAAAAATTCACATTTTTTCCAAGAATTATTGGAAATAAATTAAAAACAGATCTGCAGCTGTACATACTACTTTAATTCTAACGCTGCTAAATAGCTGTACTAAGTTGCTAGCTCATGTGGTTGGCAGCGCTTCCATACAGTGTGCGGTCGGGGTGCAACTCCATCGGGCAcacatttatttattttatttaagtGGCATTTTGTTTTTCCACCCAAAGGACCAGCAAGCCCACACGCATCACTTGGCCCATAATTAAGGTCAGCTAGCGTTGGGCCACACAACGGGCTTAGAATCTATACAAGCAACGTAAGAGATGCGTTCGCACGCGTCAAAGTCTGCCTTTGCTAGCGACGTACGAAAAGATTACTGCGGACCAAAAAAAGTGAAAAACAATCCGTCCTTTAATATTAGATAGAGAAATATACACAGTAGATCATCTATTTGCAAATTAATTTAAGTCGTTTTAGCCAATAATTATATGGATCGAAAGAAGGGATGTTAGGATATTGTAGCTTCTCTAACTTTTCTTCTCaatgttagaggatccacttccctTTTCACAGTGAATGAAAGTATATGCGCTGTTTCAGCGGGATTAAGCATCGTCGGAAGTTCGTGCAAGAATCGTCGGCTGCACAGTAGAGTAGTAGTTCCAAAGAAGTAAAATGGCACGCACAGACTGCACCGATAAAATTTGAGCTAGAGAAAAAAGGTAAAAGAAAAATATAATAAATAATGCGGTAGTATGAGGGGATTTTTTCTAACTATTGTCATCTTGTGTTCATTTCCAATTTCACTAGTTCTACATTTGATTGGATAAGCCTCAAACTCCAAACCGTATTTAGTTTAGGcttctttagagcatctccaatagcatgtgtatatttggatgtctatatattcatataaaaaatggtctaaaaagattccctcatatacacatccagttttgcatcagaacgtctatatacagggaccatgacaggtgggccgtTGCTGGGGAGAGAAAGAAATCATGACTACAACTGAGTTTAGACGATGCCTTCACATTGTCCAGGCGTGGACATTGTCGAGGTCGATTTAGAGGATGTGTATATTTGGACGACCATATAGACAAGCTGTTGGACGCTTGTTTTGGGCTCACGTCGTGAAAAACGAGTATAGAcatccatatagacaagctattggagatgctcttatcaaCTACGTAGATCTTTTGTGACACCCTGCCGGGCTTAGTCCATTGTGATGCTCCAGTTAATACTAATAGAATTTGAAAGCTTAAAAATCCACTAAAGTTAATATCTTACTTTAATTTTTTTTACGTGAATATCTTACTTTAATTTGAAGGCTAGGAATATTTTGTGACACCCTGCCGGGCTCTAGTCCATTGTGATGCTCCAGTTAATACTAATAGAATTTGAAAGCTTAAAATCCATTGAAAGTTAATGTCTTACTTAAATTTCTCCATGAAGGGATTGTTTCAACGAAAGACAACCTCAAGAAACGAAAGTGGCATGTAAATAGCCATTTTTTTGCCACAAAGATAAAAGAATCAAACCCCTATTTTTTTTAAATGTGAATACATCCACGCTAATTATCTACGAAAATTAAGACACTCAAGGTGGGGCAGCCACACTTTGTTGGCCGTTTTGCCTATGTAGAAATGATAAAAAAATTAGTAAACAATAATAATATGTGGATTTGAGAAACAGGTAGCCAAGAAAAGTTTTACCCAAAATGGATGGGGATTTAGTCTCATACTCGCCCTCGATCACCTTAGACGGCATTATTCTTTTTGTCGCAGCCTATGTTACCTAGTAATGTTTTTGTTCTCCTTGTGTGTGATATGTGCATCTTAATCTTAATTATGCAGAGAGGTCGAAAGTAAAtaatttatagatcttgatgcaacaTTTTTAATCAATTAAATCTCTCTTTACCGGATCAACAGGCCCGAGTGGAGATGGTTATTTAGCCCTGCGATTAGCCAACAAAAGCTCTGTGCAATATAGCCAACTTCTTCTAAAGTActtccttcgtcccataatataagaacgtttctgACACCAGTGTAGTGTTAAgaatgttcttatattttgggaccgaGGGAGTAAATTCATTCCTTGCACATATAACAAAGGAATCCAGATACAACGGCTAAATGCTACTCCCTCATATATTGCGGCACAGAGGAAGTACACTAATAGAAAAAAAGATCATGTGTATGCAGAAGAAAATGCGTACACATGGAAACAAACGTGAAACAACCAAAATCCGGTGTTTACAGAGTTGGCTCAGCTCATACTTCGCTTCAGGCAAAAATACATTCCAAGATTAATAATAGAAATGATAGGCCCTAACACACAAAAACACACAATAAATAGGCAGATCGTTTCTCCCCACACAATGGTACAGTCTGCACCGTATTTTCCTCGATAATATATTTTAAAAGAATCCAATATTAGGATTGTTCATAGGCAACAAACTGGTTAGCAGCCAAATACAATTTATACCGGGCTGAGAATCTAGTTAGGTTCAGCAAACAATAATAATTGAATCACCAACAACTTATCCCCATCTCTTTAGTTTTTACACGGAGAAGAAGCATACTTTTGACACAAGTCATGCTTCCTTTTCACCTACATGCTGTCGAGCAGCTCGGTCTCTTGCCCTCCATTGCGTCTTTCTTTTTCCGACACTCCAGACAAAGATACGGGCCTCCCCAAGGCGCGTATGGAGAAGAGCAGTGGCTACCTCCATTCTCCTCCATCAATCCTTCAAATGGTTCTTGGTCCACTTGGCAGATCGCACAGCGAGAAGGTGGTGAAGCTGCTTTCAAGGACAGATTCCTACCCAACCTGCAAGAACAAAGCACGGTGCTTAATGGACTGGGTGTGAGCAAATAGACAAGTAATTCTGGACTGTCATTTCTCCACAAAGAACACAAACATTAATCAGAAGAGCATCACAGCACTTCTAtgttctactccctccatttctaaatataagacctttttgaGATTTTAATACGGGCTACATTCGGATGTAATATAGACGtattatagtgtagattcactcattttgctccgcatgTAGTCCGCACTAGAATctttaaaaaggcttatatttagaaacggagggagtacacttcTAATCACTCGTCATGCAGTTTGTTTACCTACTCTCAAATGCAGATGCCAAATGTAAAAACCAATCAAGCATATCGTGTACTTTTCTTCTCAAAAGCATACCATGAAAGAAGACAAATCAGTGCCCAGAGTAAGGGCATACAGCATGGGAATTCAGCTAAACATTGTTATCGGCTATAAATAGAGTGGCACAGAACTATGCCCAAGTTTGAGCCACACTTGATTAAATGGTTACAATTTGATTGATCCGCAGTCATATACCTCTAAATTCAATCTTTGAACCAAAAGCTCTGAAATATACAATAAAGGTGATGCAAGGTGTCAACAAAAGGTTTCAACAAATAATCGTGTCAAGAGAATCATCCTGTTGCCAGTAGCTATCCATAGAATTTATTAAAAAAAAGTAACTGAAGAGGAGTCGCAATAAGCATGATTCACaatcacacaacaaattacagatgGATGACTGAGGAATGTCAAACTGAGATCATCAACATAACACTTATTACTCTATTGTGATTCCAGAGTATAACATTCTGAACTAAATAAAATTCTTCGGTGCCAGCAAGTGTGATAAACAGCTGAAAGCTGAATGAAGCATATGCACAAAAATAATCATGCAGACAAGTGCAGGTGGCAAGCGGTTCAGAGGGTTCTTGTCACCCATAACAATGGACAGGAATGGGAGTAGGTACTTGATAAGAAAAAAAAAACATGTTGGCACCAAAGTGGGAAACATGATATAAAAGAGTTACATAAGCCATGATACATACAAAAGGCTATCCAAATGCTGTAAGAAATTGACAAGAACACATCCTAATCTACGTCTTAGCATGCCACAGCAAAGGTATGTGATCAAATAGGCAACAGGCATGATAGATGCTCAATGAAAATTCACAGATGTAAAATAGCATAATATATAAGAAAGCACACAGAACTATGAGAAAATAATTAACTCAACAAGTTTGCCGGATCATTGCAGTAGCAACTAGAACGTACCTTTCTTCCAACATTGCAGAGCCTTCCTCAAATAACTCCTCCACGGAACCAATAGAGGCAGACTTGCCTCCAAACTTTCCAACCGAACTGTGCGACCTTCTACGAAAAAGAAGAGACTTGAGCTTGTTCTGATTTCTCTTTGGGGATAACTGTGGCGATGTCAAATGATGATCAGATGGGATGATGTCAACCACCACACAGGTGGTATCATCTTTCAGCCCACATTTTTTCAGAGCTTGCTGCATACATAAAAACAGATATCAGAATGGCAATTGAGTGAATCGTGTCCACAGCCATGGATAATCTAGGTACTACATGCTACTGGCTACAGGCATAGTTACCTTAACCACAAGCTTTGCAGCGAGTTCTGCGGGCAATCCTCGGCATGACTTGGCCGCTGCCTCATTGGATAGCGCATCCCATATGCCATCAGATGCCATTATCAGCCTTCCTCCGACACTTGAGAGCTGAGATTACCAAAGAGAAAGAGACAACTTTAACAACTCCACAAAAGAAGCTACAAATTACACTCATTTTGTAATGCCTACCCACCTTCACTTGCTTGACATGTGGAACGGGCACAATGTACTCcccaacatccatgtctccaatggaTCTTGAGAGGCACAAACCACCTGGCCAACAACGGAGAGGGCCAACCTAAGAAAAATCATTCACACAACAATGCATCATCAGACTGAACACCAAACAAGTTATTCACTTGCTCAATCTAAATTTCCATGTTTTGTAAGGGACAGTTTGTTCGGTCTAAAGAAGATTGCTACCTCCTGCCCGCCGAAGAGATTCAGACGGCCGACCTCCCCACCGCTCGCCGTGACACGCTCCCTCTCCTCGACATTCTCCTCCAGCCTGTGGTCGACGGTTAGCAGCTGCAGCTCGCCGCCCTGCGTGTCCAGGATGCACCGGGAATCCCCGACCGACGCCACGGTGACCGTGAACCCATCGACGACCACCAGCGTAGCCGTCGTCCCCGACACCTCCCCTGAGTAAACACACAGCCGGCGATATTTAGCGACATGCTCAACAGGCGTGCTCCGCAAACGCCATCTGCACACACGATCCGTCTCACCCTTGCGCTGGAAGTCGATGTCGGCCTTGACGAAGCCGGCGACGAGCGCGCGGGGCAGCGCCTGCAGCCAGTCCTCGCGGCTGCCGATGTCGGGCGGGAGCGCGCTCATCACGTGCTCCAGCAGGTGCTCCTTGCTGAACACCGCCGCCGACACCCCGTTGTGGCCGTCGAACACCTGGCGAAATGGCCACAGATCCAGCGAACCCGTCAGATCACAGATTTCCACAGACCAACGACGAACCGGACACGAAGGAGGGGGCGGAGCAGTACGGCGAAGACGGAGAAGGCGGTGGAGGGGTCGCCGGGGACGCGGAGGCAGTCGGGCTTGACGAGGAAGTAGTCCTCCCCGCGCTTGGCGAAGCCGGCGTGGCCGTAGCGCAGCGCCGGGCGCTCGGAGCCCCCCGCGCGGAGCTCGCGCCCGATCAGCGTGGCCAGGGGCAGCGCCGGCGGCAGCGGCATCTTTCTCCTCTCCCTCTCCGCGCCGGCCATCTCGCCGCCGCCTCTTCTTGCCCCCGCAGCCGTGCTCGTGTCTGCCTACCGCCGCCCACAGTGCACCATTCCCTGCGGGGAGAAGGTCGGGGACGGCGACAATGGCGGGGCGCCGCAGGGGGGCGGATCTGGGACTGGGGCTGCCGCCCGGCCGGCGAGGATCGGAGCGACGGGGAGGCCACGAAAAATTGGGATTTGGGATGCTCTCGTGCTTGCCTGGAGTGAGAGGAGAAAGGCTTATAATTAGCTGGCGAAATGCGGCGACAGGGAGGATGAGTGGGATTTTCGGAAAGCGCAGGGTGTTCCCCGATAAAACAATGGCCAgccaaagcaaaaaataaaagtttTTTCCTTTCACGAAAGTAAAGCCTTTATATTGCAGATAAAAAAGGTAAAGCAGTATTTTCGGTTTGCTAAACCTAGGCTGTTTCGgtgagtgtatgtgtgtgtatgcgaGTATTTACGATTGTACTATGTGTTAAAAAAAAACTAGGCTATTTCAGATCGGGTTTGCTAATTCTCAGTCTGCCGGTGATTCGTAAAATCCCGGTCGACATGGAGATATGTGCAAGATATTTGTTTGAGTTGTGAAAACAAGCACTACATATTTTTTGCAGCAGATAAACATTTTTTTTAATAACACGGTAAATATTTCTTAGATGTGTATGAATAAAACCGACTTCGTTTTTTCAACCGACTGAGGGCTAGTCACTCCTTTTTGAGATCTATTCATGCCGATACCGTTGTCATGAGACGGTCGGTGCGGATATGGTCATAGTTGTAGTTTGTCGATCGCGGATTTGGTCGCttcgtttttctttctttttcattgTTTAAACCTTCCAAGGTTTAAAAAGGTGAGCATATACTGGCATGCAGTATAATCCTAGTGGTACAGTACAGCCCTGTTGTCCCCCGGGAGCCCACAGCCAAAGGAAAGCAAGCAAGGCAATGGATGGGCCAGCGCAAGTTGCAGATGAATCCAGTGGCAACCAAAGATTACAGAAAGGGCACGCAAATCGACCTGGAAAGCGATTGGAAAGCGCCACTGGGCTGATGTGTCTGGCGTTTGTTTAATGGCGGACGCGTCAATTAGGTGGGTGGGCTGATCAGCTGATGGGCGGGCGACGGTGACCATCATGTTGCGCTGCCTCGCGCGCACAGTTGGACTTCCTGTTTGTTGTGATAGATATGAACAGAGCAATGCTCATGGGGGTACGATGTGTGTGCATGCGCAGTTGCGTACGTTCATGGGAATATAAGTGTATATGCGTCCGGAGGGGTCCTCTCTACGCCCCTCCCCACCTGCGCACCCCAGCACAGGCGATGGTGGGGATGACTCCACCTCTTCCCGAGGAGTCATTGGCCCCTCGGCCTCGTCGCCT is a window of Triticum dicoccoides isolate Atlit2015 ecotype Zavitan chromosome 2B, WEW_v2.0, whole genome shotgun sequence DNA encoding:
- the LOC119362287 gene encoding probable protein phosphatase 2C 33, which translates into the protein MAGAERERRKMPLPPALPLATLIGRELRAGGSERPALRYGHAGFAKRGEDYFLVKPDCLRVPGDPSTAFSVFAVFDGHNGVSAAVFSKEHLLEHVMSALPPDIGSREDWLQALPRALVAGFVKADIDFQRKGEVSGTTATLVVVDGFTVTVASVGDSRCILDTQGGELQLLTVDHRLEENVEERERVTASGGEVGRLNLFGGQEVGPLRCWPGGLCLSRSIGDMDVGEYIVPVPHVKQVKLSSVGGRLIMASDGIWDALSNEAAAKSCRGLPAELAAKLVVKQALKKCGLKDDTTCVVVDIIPSDHHLTSPQLSPKRNQNKLKSLLFRRRSHSSVGKFGGKSASIGSVEELFEEGSAMLEERLGRNLSLKAASPPSRCAICQVDQEPFEGLMEENGGSHCSSPYAPWGGPYLCLECRKKKDAMEGKRPSCSTACR